Proteins encoded by one window of Myxococcus guangdongensis:
- a CDS encoding cell division protein FtsQ/DivIB: MAFGRSKNRRRQDSAQRNEAVKSAVRSRGPGVMKVLALTLTTGLLVWGGVETRKWALSSPRFDLAAVSFAGLERASRVELLRLAALTKGQNLWTLDTGALERAMRQHPWVKKVEVTRRFPNRVSVQVSEHVPEALAVLGELYVLDEEGEPFKRVTPGDGLDLPLVTGVDRDGYVADPDVARQRFQAALEVARAYTSASPGKPERLSEVRMDGREVTLVAASGQEVRLGEGDSEVKLQRLARVRRELSARGLAAEIIHLDNRARPGWVAVKISSPASERSGSTKP; this comes from the coding sequence ATGGCCTTCGGACGAAGCAAAAACCGCCGCCGTCAAGACTCCGCCCAGCGAAATGAGGCGGTGAAGAGCGCGGTGCGTTCGAGGGGCCCGGGCGTGATGAAGGTGCTGGCCCTGACGCTGACGACGGGCCTGCTGGTGTGGGGCGGGGTGGAGACGCGCAAGTGGGCGTTGTCGTCGCCCCGCTTCGACCTGGCGGCGGTGTCCTTCGCCGGCCTGGAGCGCGCCTCGCGCGTGGAGCTGCTGCGGCTGGCGGCGCTGACGAAGGGTCAGAACCTCTGGACGTTGGATACGGGGGCGCTGGAGCGCGCGATGCGCCAGCACCCGTGGGTGAAGAAGGTGGAGGTGACGCGGCGCTTCCCGAACCGGGTCTCGGTGCAGGTGTCCGAGCACGTCCCGGAGGCGCTGGCGGTGTTGGGCGAGCTGTACGTGCTGGACGAGGAGGGCGAGCCCTTCAAGCGGGTGACGCCCGGCGACGGGCTGGACCTGCCGCTGGTGACGGGGGTGGACCGGGACGGCTACGTGGCGGACCCCGATGTGGCGCGCCAGCGGTTCCAGGCGGCGCTGGAGGTGGCGCGGGCCTACACGAGCGCGTCCCCGGGCAAGCCCGAGCGGCTGTCCGAGGTCCGGATGGATGGGCGGGAGGTGACGCTGGTGGCCGCGTCGGGCCAGGAAGTGCGCCTAGGCGAAGGAGATTCCGAGGTCAAGCTGCAGCGGTTGGCCCGTGTTCGTCGCGAACTGAGCGCGAGGGGGCTTGCAGCGGAGATCATTCACCTGGATAACCGGGCCCGGCCCGGCTGGGTGGCGGTGAAGATTTCGAGCCCCGCGTCCGAGAGGAGCGGGAGCACGAAGCCGTAA
- a CDS encoding Ig-like domain-containing protein, whose amino-acid sequence MNTTTPWKRSVLLILALWLGVTACKDSKSDDPPMDAIDSGSDAGTPDGGSPDAHGSDGGGPTADGVGFIDYTLPLQDAEQVARNTRIHVAFVDALDDATVGPASLTVTENGVAVAGAVTHDAVTRSVAFVPARPFAADTLVTVTVATALRTTTGDSLPAPYVFRFTVGTDADTKAPTVSSTRPTHQQRYVAVGYPVYSLTFEEQMDPRTLNAETLRFEQKLDNSPAAPLTGVITYEPNSRTAYFRLNPLPAPGAVVTGTLSTQAKDLAGNALTSSFSYAFTLSIVADNGAPSLASTFPAYGATGIPVRIDAIEGVFAEPLRPATVTVESFYLEEMDEIGARPVRKVPGSVRYDDRRMAAIFTPTSPLAYQTRYRVTIDDVEDLAGNGYPWMGSNPFWFVTELQPAPPQVTGALPVADARFVSRDGALRVSFDRPLDPASINTTTFSIAGHTGLVNYEASTRTAVFRPVPPFAPATVYTATVKDVRTPQGQSLAAPFTYAIRTVDTHTQVSGATRGQPGGLVFATGPLGTLAVWNEDTGEGVQVRAALDSGGGYGASRLLGVSTSAAVSPQVAVWDNRFAISWPDATSINHRVVSFDGTTLTSAGPNTTGRLFSAAGRLFMLESNRIRALSGNQWAEVFATGTLGASPTFLHNGDAVLITSTPGANPRVAVTYDGVQWVQSSISSRADADYLRVGDTFVRAWVSDRGTEFSRFDRATRQWGAAELISTSDSDAVKLATDGQVITAVYIHANGFPYAADRVGSTWQPEVRLSESSVNTLWGVARSHGNFVALWSANVSTSQLRATTQTGGSWSSPVTATVVTGMSRVRDLRVQGDDLLVLTETGSATANHQVWGTALTLQGWRPAVLLRDSAAGRASFIPVDSRQGVVFVAPGQLSVRTYQGTGEWAEARPLTAPAPTGTVGVSSVDFLPDGRGVAAWEQFDAGEWSVFLAEYDGSAWSAPVRVARPARKPRVSRNEARSVVAFQQAVTGGKLDVRVVSYEDEQLGTAVLLESVTATQLHLDVDQSGGAFLVAWGIASARTSYSADGLSWSTAATTFPADTINNWQIDRLDVDAVGSQLVVSARRYINFHARVSQGGIFQNIYGSTAHIDDEQYVVHGNTLMMVEGLDGQIGWRAFNAETWSHRFTNIPGQGGYALVGPSPQGLRLHTGKAWFRWDGADWVHVAASSRPANANAGRMVCDDKGCGAVAASPRDFVGILSLSYAAGTGPFHAGATPKDTSSGVQYDSATLDFEAGTYRLTWHQLVEDRVSVLEASTRL is encoded by the coding sequence TCACCCATGACGCCGTCACGCGCTCTGTCGCCTTCGTCCCCGCGCGGCCCTTCGCGGCCGACACGCTGGTGACGGTGACGGTCGCGACCGCGCTGCGCACCACGACAGGCGACAGCCTGCCCGCGCCCTATGTCTTCCGCTTCACCGTGGGGACGGATGCGGACACGAAGGCTCCGACGGTGTCCTCCACCCGGCCCACGCACCAGCAGCGATACGTGGCGGTGGGCTACCCCGTGTACTCGCTCACCTTCGAGGAGCAGATGGACCCGCGGACACTCAACGCGGAGACGCTCCGTTTCGAGCAGAAGCTGGACAACTCACCGGCCGCGCCGCTCACCGGTGTCATCACGTACGAGCCGAACTCCCGCACCGCCTACTTCCGGCTGAACCCGCTGCCCGCACCAGGCGCCGTCGTCACCGGGACCCTCTCCACCCAGGCGAAGGACCTGGCGGGCAACGCGCTCACGAGCAGCTTCAGCTACGCGTTCACCCTGAGCATCGTCGCGGACAACGGAGCCCCGAGCCTCGCATCGACCTTCCCCGCATACGGAGCGACGGGCATCCCCGTGCGCATCGACGCCATCGAGGGCGTCTTCGCGGAGCCCCTGCGCCCCGCCACGGTGACAGTGGAGAGCTTCTACCTGGAGGAGATGGACGAGATTGGCGCCAGGCCCGTCCGGAAGGTGCCGGGCTCCGTGCGCTACGATGACCGACGGATGGCGGCCATCTTCACGCCGACGTCGCCCCTCGCGTACCAGACGCGCTACCGGGTGACCATCGACGACGTGGAGGACCTCGCGGGCAACGGCTACCCGTGGATGGGCTCCAACCCCTTCTGGTTCGTCACGGAGCTCCAGCCCGCTCCGCCCCAGGTGACAGGCGCTCTGCCCGTCGCGGACGCGCGCTTCGTCTCGCGCGACGGTGCGCTGCGCGTGAGCTTCGACCGTCCGTTGGACCCGGCCTCCATCAACACGACGACCTTCTCCATCGCGGGGCACACGGGCCTGGTGAACTACGAGGCCTCCACGCGCACCGCGGTGTTCCGTCCGGTGCCGCCGTTCGCGCCGGCCACTGTCTACACGGCCACGGTGAAGGACGTCCGCACGCCCCAGGGGCAGTCCCTCGCCGCGCCCTTCACGTACGCCATTCGAACGGTGGACACGCACACGCAGGTGAGTGGCGCCACGCGCGGTCAGCCCGGCGGCCTCGTGTTCGCCACGGGCCCCCTCGGCACGCTGGCCGTCTGGAACGAGGACACCGGCGAGGGCGTCCAGGTGCGCGCGGCGCTCGACTCCGGTGGCGGCTACGGTGCGTCACGGCTGCTCGGGGTGAGCACCTCGGCGGCGGTGTCGCCGCAGGTCGCGGTCTGGGACAACCGCTTCGCCATCTCCTGGCCGGACGCGACGAGCATCAACCACCGCGTGGTCTCCTTCGACGGGACGACGCTCACGTCCGCCGGGCCCAACACCACCGGGCGCCTGTTCAGCGCGGCCGGGCGCCTGTTCATGCTCGAGTCGAATCGCATCCGCGCCCTCTCCGGCAACCAGTGGGCGGAGGTCTTCGCGACCGGCACCCTGGGGGCGAGCCCCACATTCCTCCACAACGGTGACGCGGTGCTGATTACCTCCACGCCGGGCGCCAACCCTCGCGTCGCCGTCACCTACGACGGTGTCCAGTGGGTGCAGAGCTCCATCTCGTCCCGCGCGGACGCCGACTACCTCCGCGTGGGAGACACCTTCGTTCGCGCGTGGGTGAGCGACCGGGGCACCGAGTTCTCGCGCTTCGACCGCGCCACGCGGCAGTGGGGCGCAGCGGAGCTCATCTCCACCTCGGACTCGGACGCGGTGAAGCTCGCCACGGACGGTCAGGTCATCACCGCCGTCTACATTCACGCGAACGGCTTCCCGTATGCGGCGGACCGCGTGGGGAGTACGTGGCAGCCCGAGGTCCGGCTCTCGGAGAGTTCGGTCAACACGTTGTGGGGCGTCGCACGGAGCCACGGCAACTTCGTGGCGCTGTGGTCCGCCAATGTCAGCACCAGCCAGCTGCGCGCGACCACCCAGACGGGCGGCTCCTGGTCTTCGCCGGTGACGGCCACCGTGGTGACGGGGATGAGCCGCGTCCGCGACCTGCGCGTGCAGGGTGACGACCTGCTCGTCCTCACGGAGACGGGCAGCGCCACCGCCAATCATCAGGTGTGGGGCACCGCGCTCACGCTCCAGGGCTGGCGGCCCGCGGTCCTGCTGCGTGACTCCGCGGCGGGCCGCGCCTCCTTCATCCCCGTGGACTCGCGACAGGGCGTCGTCTTCGTGGCGCCAGGGCAGCTCTCCGTGCGCACGTACCAGGGGACGGGTGAGTGGGCTGAGGCCCGTCCGCTCACGGCGCCCGCTCCCACGGGCACGGTGGGCGTGAGCTCCGTCGACTTCCTTCCGGATGGGCGTGGTGTGGCGGCCTGGGAGCAGTTCGACGCCGGGGAGTGGAGCGTCTTCCTCGCCGAATACGACGGGAGCGCGTGGAGCGCGCCGGTTCGAGTCGCCAGACCGGCGCGCAAGCCCCGTGTCTCTCGCAATGAGGCCCGCAGCGTGGTCGCTTTTCAGCAGGCCGTGACGGGCGGGAAGCTGGACGTGCGGGTGGTGAGCTACGAGGACGAGCAGCTCGGTACCGCGGTCCTGCTCGAGAGCGTGACGGCCACCCAGCTCCACCTGGATGTGGACCAGAGCGGTGGCGCCTTCCTCGTCGCGTGGGGCATCGCGAGCGCGCGCACCTCCTACAGCGCGGACGGCCTGTCGTGGTCCACGGCGGCGACCACCTTCCCCGCGGACACCATCAACAACTGGCAGATCGACCGGCTGGACGTCGACGCGGTGGGGAGTCAACTCGTGGTGTCGGCGCGCCGCTACATCAACTTCCACGCGAGGGTGAGCCAGGGCGGCATCTTCCAGAACATCTACGGGAGCACGGCCCACATCGACGACGAGCAGTACGTCGTCCACGGCAACACGCTGATGATGGTGGAGGGACTCGACGGCCAGATTGGCTGGCGGGCCTTCAACGCCGAGACCTGGAGCCACCGCTTCACCAACATCCCGGGGCAGGGGGGCTACGCGCTGGTGGGCCCGTCTCCCCAGGGACTGCGCCTGCACACGGGCAAGGCGTGGTTCCGCTGGGATGGCGCGGACTGGGTGCACGTCGCGGCGAGCAGCCGCCCCGCCAACGCCAACGCGGGCCGCATGGTGTGTGACGACAAGGGCTGTGGCGCGGTGGCGGCGTCGCCCCGGGACTTCGTGGGCATCCTCAGCCTGTCCTACGCGGCGGGCACCGGCCCGTTCCACGCGGGGGCCACGCCGAAAGACACCTCATCTGGTGTTCAGTATGACAGCGCGACGCTGGACTTCGAGGCGGGCACCTACCGCCTCACCTGGCACCAGCTCGTCGAGGACCGCGTCAGCGTGCTCGAGGCCAGCACGCGCCTGTGA